In Saccharomycodes ludwigii strain NBRC 1722 chromosome III, whole genome shotgun sequence, one DNA window encodes the following:
- the SRV2 gene encoding adenylate cyclase-binding protein (similar to Saccharomyces cerevisiae YNL138W | SRV2 | Suppressor of RasVal19), translating to MTEKNKDYNIQGYNLSKLLKRLEDATSRLEDVTIYQEGYLLDKYGLTVNNSGTISEKQATTSNTSKPSATDGEAINKSPVVAPIVEEEHKSIIAYKEFLSKYVDPFVELSGKIDPIVKEQAALFAAAFNEQLTFLKAAVVSTKPNFESAEFAESLKPINRKVMDIIELKDKNRQSKYSAYLNSVAEGCPLFSWITVGTPMAVINDFKEAAQFWTNRVLKEYKETDPNSAEWVKTFLKIFDEFKSYIKEYHTTGPCWKTSGGIPFAEALSKYSSPSVSAAAAAAPPPPSPPPPPASVFEAKPPSMTQTNNGSGNMNAVFAELNKGESITSSLKKVDKSKPSSKAAPSVSSSSSLSSAPKKPVKPANLSTKKPPRKELIGNKWFIEHYDNNIAEPLVIEGRLDESIFIGNCNKTLIQVTGKVNAITVNQSTDLNLILDNSISGVEFIKVNKFGLQVNGSCPQITVDKCDVGNIYLSKESMDADLYASCSTSLNINVPVGEDGDFVEYPVPEQLKHRFVDGKLQSTVFEHAG from the coding sequence atgacagaaaaaaataaagattatAACATTCAGGGTTATAACTTATCTAAGTTGTTAAAAAGATTAGAAGATGCTACTAGTCGTTTAGAGGATGTTACTATTTACCAAGAAGGTTACTTGTTGGATAAATATGGTCTTACTGTCAACAATAGTGGTACTATTTCTGAAAAACAAGCAACAACTAGTAACACCTCAAAACCATCTGCAACTGATGGGGAAGCAATCAACAAATCTCCAGTTGTAGCTCCAATAGTAGAAGAAGAACATAAATCAATTATTGCCTACAAAGAGTTTTTATCAAAGTATGTTGACCCATTTGTTGAACTATCTGGTAAAATTGATCCAATTGTTAAAGAGCAAGCTGCTTTGTTTGCTGCTGCATTTAATGAACAATTGACTTTTTTGAAGGCCGCTGTTGTTTCTACCAAACCTAATTTTGAATCTGCAGAGTTTGCAGAATCATTAAAACCAATAAACCGCAAGGTTATGGACATTatagaattaaaagataaaaatcgCCAAAGCAAATATTCAGCTTATTTAAATAGTGTCGCTGAAGGCTGTCCTTTATTCAGCTGGATTACTGTCGGTACGCCAATGGCTGTTATAAATGATTTTAAGGAAGCTGCCCAGTTTTGGACCAACCGTGTTTTGAAAGAATATAAAGAAACTGATCCAAACTCTGCTGAGTGggttaaaacatttttaaagatatttgatgaatttaaaagctatataaaagaatatcATACCACTGGCCCTTGTTGGAAAACTAGTGGTGGTATCCCATTCGCTGAGGCACTATCCAAATACTCTTCTCCTTCCGTttctgctgctgctgctgccgcaccaccaccaccatcaccaccaccaccaccgGCTTCTGTGTTTGAAGCTAAACCCCCATCCATGACACAAACTAACAACGGTTCTGGCAATATGAATGCTGTTTTTGCTGAATTAAACAAGGGTGAATCAATTACAAGCTCTTTGAAGAAAGTTGATAAATCCAAACCAAGCTCAAAAGCGGCTCCTTCagtatcatcatcatcatcacttTCATCTGCGCCAAAGAAGCCAGTTAAACCAGCTAATTTGAGCACCAAAAAGCCCCcaagaaaagaattaatAGGTAACAAGTGGTTTATTGAACACTATGATAACAATATTGCTGAACCGCTTGTAATTGAAGGTAGATTGGATgaatctatttttattggtaattgtaataaaactttGATCCAAGTTACTGGTAAAGTAAATGCAATTACTGTTAATCAATCCACCGATTTGAATTTGATTTTGGATAACAGTATTTCCGGGGTTGAATTCATCAAGGTTAATAAATTTGGTCTTCAAGTCAATGGTTCATGTCCTCAAATAACTGTTGATAAATGTGACGTTggtaatatttatttaagtAAAGAGTCCATGG